One genomic segment of Flavobacteriaceae bacterium includes these proteins:
- a CDS encoding IS4 family transposase, giving the protein MKKTNASTKSSELNSVLSSHFQGKINLARIKLISHFIIALCKVQTVTFEKVANAFETSVDSKSSLRRIQRFIADYSLDGDLIARLIFSLLPKQEGLILSIDRTNWKFGQTNINIFKLGVVYKGVAFPLLFTMLDKPGNSNSQERIDLVNRFIRLFGKDVIKSIVADREFVGNHWLDFLNTNGIKYYIRIRNNFKVELPDKNKTIKVFHLFNPHKINEFVYYPKIVRVNGQLCFLSGCKLYPKNGKPDFLIIVSFNAPDKAFEQYKERWQIEMCFKAMKASGFDIENTHLQDIKRIEKLVLLVMMAFVWCYKVGIYLHQIKPIKIKKHGRMAKSIFKYGLDYIASVLLNPVNQNNMNLTKFLSCT; this is encoded by the coding sequence ATGAAAAAAACCAATGCTTCCACTAAAAGTAGTGAATTAAATTCAGTTTTAAGTTCTCATTTCCAAGGTAAGATCAATTTGGCAAGAATCAAACTCATATCACATTTCATTATCGCCCTCTGTAAGGTACAGACAGTTACCTTTGAAAAGGTAGCCAACGCTTTTGAGACCTCAGTAGATTCGAAGTCATCACTCAGACGTATTCAAAGATTTATTGCTGATTATTCGTTGGATGGAGATTTGATCGCTCGTCTTATATTTAGTCTCCTTCCTAAGCAAGAGGGATTGATCTTGAGTATTGATAGGACCAATTGGAAGTTTGGTCAGACCAACATCAACATTTTTAAGTTGGGAGTTGTCTATAAAGGTGTTGCCTTCCCATTGTTATTTACTATGTTAGATAAGCCAGGGAACTCTAACAGTCAGGAGCGTATTGATCTTGTGAATCGTTTCATAAGACTTTTTGGCAAAGATGTTATTAAATCCATTGTAGCCGATAGAGAGTTTGTAGGTAATCATTGGTTGGATTTCTTGAATACAAATGGAATCAAATATTATATCCGCATTCGAAACAACTTTAAGGTAGAGCTTCCTGATAAGAACAAAACCATCAAAGTATTTCACTTGTTTAATCCACATAAGATCAATGAGTTTGTGTATTATCCTAAAATTGTACGTGTTAATGGTCAGCTTTGTTTCCTTTCCGGATGCAAGTTGTACCCAAAAAATGGAAAGCCTGATTTCTTAATCATTGTATCGTTCAACGCTCCTGATAAGGCCTTTGAACAATACAAAGAACGATGGCAGATAGAGATGTGTTTTAAAGCAATGAAAGCCAGTGGCTTTGATATTGAAAACACACACCTGCAAGATATTAAGCGTATTGAAAAATTAGTACTGCTTGTAATGATGGCTTTCGTATGGTGTTACAAAGTTGGTATATATTTACATCAGATTAAGCCTATCAAAATAAAAAAGCATGGAAGAATGGCTAAAAGCATATTCAAATATGGATTAGATTATATCGCTTCTGTGCTATTAAACCCTGTAAATCAAAACAATATGAACTTGACTAAATTTTTGTCATGTACTTAG
- a CDS encoding peptidylprolyl isomerase, which produces MNNGIYAKLNTSKGTVLVNLEFEKTPGTVGNFIALAEGKLENSSKPQGTPFYDGLTFHRVITDFMIQGGCPLGTGTGNPGYKFDDEFHEDLKHDKPGILSMANSGPATNGSQFFITHVPTPWLDNKHTVFGNVVEGQNVVDTVVQGDQLTSVEIIKVGIEAENFNAIEAFRTFEGARAKREAEELQKQKDLADEIAAGYDTTSSGLRYRILQNGTGKQAVKGATVSVHYKGQLPDGTVFDSSYKRKQPLDFTIGVGQVIAGWDEGTQLLKTGGKARLVIPSHLGYGENGAGGVIPPNATLIFDVELMDVK; this is translated from the coding sequence ATGAATAATGGAATATATGCAAAATTAAATACCTCTAAAGGTACTGTTCTGGTAAACCTGGAGTTTGAAAAAACCCCCGGTACAGTAGGCAATTTTATTGCTTTGGCAGAAGGAAAACTGGAAAACTCATCCAAACCGCAAGGAACTCCTTTTTATGACGGTTTAACATTTCACAGGGTTATCACTGACTTTATGATTCAGGGAGGGTGCCCTCTCGGAACCGGAACAGGAAATCCGGGATATAAATTTGATGATGAGTTTCATGAAGATCTAAAGCATGACAAACCCGGTATTTTATCAATGGCAAACTCGGGCCCGGCAACAAACGGAAGCCAGTTTTTTATCACACATGTTCCCACTCCTTGGTTAGATAACAAACATACTGTATTTGGCAATGTAGTAGAAGGACAAAATGTAGTAGATACAGTTGTACAAGGAGATCAGCTAACCAGTGTCGAAATCATCAAAGTGGGTATCGAAGCAGAAAATTTTAACGCCATTGAAGCTTTCAGAACCTTTGAGGGGGCAAGAGCAAAACGAGAAGCAGAAGAGCTACAAAAACAAAAAGATCTGGCAGACGAAATAGCTGCCGGCTATGATACCACTTCAAGCGGATTACGTTACCGGATTTTACAAAACGGAACAGGAAAACAAGCTGTTAAAGGAGCTACGGTTTCAGTACATTATAAAGGCCAGTTACCGGACGGAACTGTTTTTGACTCTTCATACAAGCGCAAACAGCCTCTGGATTTTACCATTGGCGTCGGGCAGGTAATTGCAGGTTGGGATGAGGGAACCCAACTGCTAAAAACAGGAGGTAAAGCGCGCCTGGTAATTCCTTCCCACCTGGGGTATGGAGAAAACGGGGCCGGAGGTGTCATTCCTCCAAATGCAACGTTAATTTTTGATGTAGAATTAATGGATGTAAAGTAA
- a CDS encoding peptide chain release factor 3, producing MDFLKEIERRRTFGIISHPDAGKTTLTEKLLLFGGAIQEAGAVKNNKIKKGATSDFMEIERQRGISVATSVLAFIYRDKKINILDTPGHKDFAEDTYRTLTAVDSVIIVVDVAKGIEEQTEKLVQVCSMRKIPMIVFINKLDREGKDAFDLLDEVEQKLGLKVTPMSFPIGMGYDFKGIYNIYNEKLNLFSGEHKQTISEGIQFDDINNPQLDTLIGESTAENLREELELVYEVYPKFDREKYLKGDLQPVFFGSALNNFGVKELLDTFIEIAPKPQAKKAEERMVDSKEQKMSGFVFKIHANMDPKHRDRLAFVKIVSGTFKRNVPYLHVRNTKKIKFSSPNAFFAEKKEIVEESYPGDIVGLHDTGNFKTGDTLTEGEILNFKGIPSFSPEHFRYVNNADPMKAKQLYKGLDQLMDEGVAQLFTLDMNGRKIIGTVGALQYEVIQYRLEHEYGAKCTYEHIQVHKACWVQPEDEKNEDFKEFKRVKQRYLAKDKQGQLVFLADSAFTLQMTQSKYPSVRLHFTSEF from the coding sequence ATGGACTTTCTAAAGGAAATAGAGCGCAGAAGGACTTTTGGAATCATCTCCCATCCGGATGCCGGAAAAACAACCTTAACTGAAAAATTATTACTATTCGGCGGTGCAATTCAAGAAGCAGGTGCCGTAAAAAATAATAAAATAAAAAAAGGAGCTACTTCTGATTTTATGGAAATTGAGCGTCAGCGAGGAATTTCCGTAGCCACTTCCGTATTGGCTTTTATATATCGTGATAAGAAAATCAATATTCTGGATACTCCGGGGCATAAAGATTTTGCAGAAGATACTTACAGGACTCTAACTGCTGTAGACAGTGTAATTATTGTTGTTGATGTTGCCAAAGGAATTGAGGAACAAACAGAAAAATTAGTACAGGTATGTAGTATGCGTAAAATTCCTATGATTGTGTTCATCAATAAATTAGACCGGGAAGGAAAAGATGCTTTCGATCTGTTAGATGAAGTGGAGCAAAAATTAGGGTTAAAAGTAACTCCCATGAGCTTTCCTATTGGTATGGGGTACGATTTTAAAGGCATTTACAATATTTACAATGAGAAATTGAATCTATTTTCCGGGGAGCACAAACAAACCATTTCCGAAGGGATACAATTTGATGATATCAACAACCCGCAACTCGATACTCTTATTGGAGAAAGTACAGCAGAAAACTTGCGAGAAGAACTGGAATTAGTATACGAAGTATACCCGAAATTTGATCGGGAGAAATATTTGAAAGGAGATTTACAACCTGTATTTTTCGGTTCGGCTTTAAACAATTTTGGAGTAAAAGAACTTCTGGACACTTTTATAGAGATAGCTCCAAAGCCGCAAGCTAAAAAAGCAGAAGAACGCATGGTTGATTCCAAAGAACAAAAAATGTCGGGATTTGTTTTCAAAATTCATGCAAACATGGATCCGAAACATAGGGATCGTCTGGCGTTTGTCAAAATAGTTTCAGGAACTTTTAAAAGAAATGTACCGTATTTACACGTTAGAAATACCAAAAAAATTAAGTTTTCCAGTCCAAATGCATTTTTTGCAGAAAAAAAAGAAATTGTAGAGGAGTCCTACCCCGGAGATATCGTAGGCTTGCATGATACGGGAAATTTCAAAACCGGAGATACATTAACCGAAGGAGAAATACTCAACTTTAAAGGTATTCCTAGTTTTTCTCCGGAACATTTTCGCTATGTGAACAATGCAGATCCTATGAAAGCCAAGCAATTATATAAAGGGTTGGATCAATTGATGGATGAAGGTGTAGCGCAGTTGTTTACGCTGGATATGAATGGCCGTAAAATTATCGGTACGGTGGGAGCACTTCAGTATGAAGTCATTCAATACAGGTTAGAACATGAATATGGAGCAAAGTGTACTTATGAACATATTCAGGTCCATAAGGCTTGTTGGGTACAACCTGAAGATGAAAAAAATGAAGATTTTAAAGAATTTAAGAGAGTGAAACAACGTTATTTGGCTAAAGACAAGCAAGGGCAATTGGTGTTTCTGGCAGATTCTGCTTTTACCCTACAAATGACTCAAAGCAAATACCCATCGGTTAGATTACATTTTACAAGTGAATTTTAA
- a CDS encoding isopentenyl-diphosphate Delta-isomerase produces MKEEQVILVDEHDNPLGLMPKMEAHQKAILHRAFSVFIFNDKKELMLQQRAANKYHSPLLWTNTCCSHQRYGETSTEAGKRRLEEEMGFSTDLKEVFRFIYKASFDNGLTEHELDHVMIGTYNGEPKINREEAASYKWMSLASVKKDIEVNPELYTVWFRIIFRESYDKL; encoded by the coding sequence ATGAAAGAAGAACAGGTAATTTTGGTTGATGAACATGACAATCCATTGGGTTTAATGCCTAAAATGGAAGCCCATCAAAAAGCGATATTACACAGAGCTTTTTCGGTTTTTATTTTTAATGATAAAAAAGAACTCATGTTACAGCAGCGCGCTGCCAATAAATATCATTCTCCTTTATTGTGGACAAATACCTGCTGTTCTCATCAACGTTACGGGGAAACCTCTACAGAAGCCGGTAAACGACGGTTAGAGGAAGAAATGGGTTTTAGTACGGATTTAAAGGAAGTATTTCGATTTATATACAAAGCATCTTTTGATAACGGATTGACAGAACATGAATTAGATCATGTGATGATAGGAACATATAATGGGGAACCGAAAATTAATAGGGAAGAGGCGGCGTCTTACAAATGGATGTCATTAGCATCTGTAAAAAAAGATATAGAAGTGAACCCTGAATTGTATACGGTTTGGTTTAGAATTATTTTTCGGGAATCGTATGATAAATTATGA
- a CDS encoding 6-carboxytetrahydropterin synthase: protein MPKVTVSRKAHFNAAHRLYNPDWSDKKNAEVFGKCSNPNYHGHNYELIVSVTGEIDPETGFVFDLGKLKYLIASEIEDPFDHKNLNIEAVEFKNLNPTAENIAVVIYKKLRNHIPSQLDLKVKLYETPRNFVSYSGE from the coding sequence ATGCCTAAGGTAACTGTTTCCAGAAAAGCACATTTTAATGCAGCTCATAGATTGTACAACCCGGATTGGTCTGATAAAAAGAATGCGGAGGTATTTGGTAAGTGTAGCAATCCAAATTATCACGGGCATAATTATGAGCTGATTGTTTCCGTTACCGGGGAGATAGATCCTGAAACAGGATTTGTGTTCGATTTGGGAAAATTGAAATACTTAATAGCTTCTGAAATTGAAGATCCTTTTGATCATAAAAACTTGAATATAGAAGCGGTCGAGTTTAAAAATCTGAACCCTACTGCAGAAAACATAGCTGTAGTTATTTATAAAAAACTCAGGAATCATATCCCTTCTCAATTAGATTTAAAAGTGAAACTTTACGAAACACCAAGAAATTTTGTGAGTTATTCCGGGGAGTAG
- a CDS encoding mannose-6-phosphate isomerase, giving the protein MNQFLKFEPILKTKIWGGEKLKTIFGKTTEKKNIGESWEVSGMEGNVSVVTNGTLKGKSLKELLIKYKSDLVGNSVFKGFGENFPLLIKYIDAKETLSIQLHPHDELAKKRHDSFGKTEMWYVMQADEKANLIVGFKKDVSKEEYLKHLQNKSLTSILNIDTVQKGDAYFIPTGCVHAIGAGVLLAEIQQTSDITYRIYDWDRQDVNGNYRDLHTEEAVEAIDYTSKKSYKTVYRKIENTPSEMISCSYFTTNMLLVNGQLTISHYDKDSFVIYMCMSGSAIFQNKNTHEKLKKGETILVPNCLKEFVINTDTKTELLEVYIK; this is encoded by the coding sequence ATGAATCAATTTTTGAAATTTGAACCTATCTTAAAAACTAAAATTTGGGGCGGTGAAAAACTGAAGACTATTTTTGGTAAAACTACAGAGAAAAAAAATATTGGAGAAAGCTGGGAGGTTTCCGGTATGGAAGGGAATGTGTCTGTTGTGACTAATGGTACATTAAAAGGAAAAAGCTTAAAAGAATTACTCATAAAATATAAGAGTGATCTGGTAGGGAATAGCGTATTTAAAGGCTTTGGAGAAAATTTTCCTCTTTTAATAAAATATATCGACGCTAAAGAAACACTAAGTATTCAACTACACCCACATGATGAGTTGGCAAAAAAAAGGCATGATTCGTTTGGTAAGACAGAAATGTGGTATGTGATGCAGGCAGATGAAAAAGCAAATTTAATTGTTGGTTTCAAAAAAGACGTTAGCAAAGAAGAATACCTGAAACATCTGCAAAATAAATCTCTTACGAGTATTTTGAATATAGATACCGTACAAAAGGGAGATGCGTATTTTATTCCAACCGGTTGTGTACATGCTATTGGAGCTGGCGTGTTATTGGCAGAGATCCAGCAAACTTCTGATATTACCTATCGAATTTATGACTGGGACAGACAGGATGTAAATGGAAATTATAGAGATTTACATACTGAAGAAGCTGTTGAAGCTATAGATTACACCTCAAAAAAATCCTATAAAACAGTTTATCGGAAAATTGAAAATACACCTTCCGAAATGATCTCATGTTCTTATTTTACAACCAATATGTTGCTTGTCAACGGTCAACTGACAATCAGCCATTACGATAAAGATTCTTTTGTCATTTATATGTGTATGTCCGGTTCGGCTATTTTTCAAAATAAAAATACTCATGAGAAATTAAAAAAAGGAGAAACCATTTTAGTACCTAATTGTCTGAAAGAATTTGTCATAAATACTGATACTAAAACCGAGTTGCTAGAAGTATATATCAAATAA
- a CDS encoding HAD hydrolase-like protein, giving the protein MYQNNKVIAFDADDTLWVNETYFREAENEFAKLLSAFETENKIHQELFKTEIKNLEIYGYGVKGFVLSMIECALEISNSNIHLHSMEKILQIGKEILEKPVELLDGVEAVLKSLAGNYKLIVATKGDLLDQERKLEKSGLLNYFHHVEVMSEKKEKDYLKLIRHLDIEPSQFIMIGNSLKSDVLPLLVIGARAIHVPFHTTWVYEEASKQDTMCLDYDTVDSITEILPLL; this is encoded by the coding sequence ATGTATCAAAATAATAAAGTTATTGCATTTGACGCCGATGATACGCTTTGGGTCAATGAAACCTATTTTAGAGAGGCCGAAAATGAGTTCGCAAAATTGCTTTCCGCTTTTGAAACCGAAAATAAAATTCATCAGGAACTGTTTAAAACAGAAATTAAAAATCTCGAAATATACGGATACGGAGTTAAAGGTTTTGTTTTATCGATGATTGAATGTGCTTTAGAAATTTCAAATTCAAATATTCATCTGCATAGTATGGAAAAAATACTTCAGATAGGTAAAGAAATACTGGAGAAACCTGTGGAATTGTTAGATGGAGTAGAAGCGGTATTAAAATCTTTAGCCGGCAATTATAAATTGATTGTAGCTACAAAAGGAGATTTATTAGACCAAGAACGCAAGTTAGAAAAGTCAGGATTGCTAAATTATTTTCATCATGTTGAAGTGATGAGTGAAAAAAAAGAAAAAGATTATTTAAAATTGATCAGGCATCTGGATATAGAACCTTCTCAATTCATAATGATAGGAAATTCTCTAAAATCGGATGTATTACCCTTATTAGTTATTGGAGCACGGGCTATACATGTTCCTTTTCACACCACCTGGGTATATGAAGAAGCTTCCAAGCAAGATACCATGTGTTTAGATTATGATACGGTAGACAGTATTACTGAAATACTCCCATTGCTGTAA
- a CDS encoding IS1595 family transposase translates to MEIFKGQNLLEFAERFKTDVDCKAYLGQIKWKEGYVCRKCGNTSYQVRKNFSRTCNKCGDTESPTANTIFHRVRFGVRKAFFICFEMATTTKSLSATQMGVRYGITEKTARLFMLKVREAMASSENNPMDGHVQVDEFVLGGYEQNKIGRSYDAKKKKAITAVEFTDQGKVKRMYALNIKDFSAQSLQYMFIKHIDRKAQVITHKWKGYRPIAKAYNITQIDSDKGLNFKALHTMIHQIKSWIRTTYSWVSEFNLNRYFNEFCFRINRSQNKNTIFNNLITKMVMSDKIYQSEIICN, encoded by the coding sequence ATGGAAATTTTCAAGGGTCAAAACCTTTTAGAGTTCGCTGAACGCTTTAAAACAGATGTAGATTGCAAAGCATATCTAGGTCAAATCAAGTGGAAAGAGGGTTATGTATGTCGTAAATGTGGTAATACCAGTTACCAAGTACGTAAGAACTTTTCAAGAACATGCAATAAATGTGGTGATACAGAAAGCCCAACGGCTAACACCATTTTTCACAGAGTGCGATTTGGTGTACGAAAAGCCTTTTTTATCTGTTTTGAAATGGCAACTACCACCAAGAGTTTATCAGCTACACAAATGGGTGTACGCTATGGTATTACAGAAAAGACAGCACGATTGTTTATGCTTAAAGTAAGAGAAGCTATGGCTTCTAGTGAAAATAACCCTATGGATGGTCATGTACAGGTTGATGAATTTGTGTTGGGTGGTTATGAGCAAAACAAGATAGGTCGTAGTTATGATGCTAAGAAAAAGAAGGCTATTACTGCTGTTGAGTTCACAGACCAGGGCAAAGTAAAGCGTATGTATGCTTTAAACATCAAAGATTTTTCTGCACAATCGTTGCAATATATGTTCATTAAGCATATTGATAGAAAGGCTCAAGTAATCACTCACAAATGGAAAGGCTACAGGCCTATTGCAAAAGCCTATAACATTACCCAGATTGATAGCGACAAAGGATTAAACTTTAAAGCCTTACATACGATGATTCATCAAATAAAATCATGGATTAGGACAACTTATTCTTGGGTAAGTGAGTTTAATCTAAACCGATACTTTAATGAGTTTTGTTTTAGAATTAATCGCTCGCAAAACAAAAACACAATATTCAATAACTTAATAACTAAAATGGTCATGAGTGATAAAATTTATCAAAGTGAAATTATATGTAACTAA
- a CDS encoding enoyl-CoA hydratase/isomerase family protein, with product MNTIKLIDKDNYTILQLNRGKVNAINHEMVVEIRDAFQKFTADDAIKGVIISGIPHFFSAGLDVIELYSYNEKKIKQFFNDFGSMFLDLVTFKKPLIAAITGYAPAGGCVIAITSDYRVMAKGEKYTIGLNEVAVNIQISSNLIHSYTYWIGSGLANRFILSGKLMTVDEAKTSGLVNEIADLEKVVSKAEFQMKSYLSFDQEILMNTKQKLRKPWLDNLEMNPAEDLSQAVKLWWRPEIRKKIKVFIDSLKK from the coding sequence ATGAATACCATTAAACTTATTGATAAAGACAATTATACAATACTTCAATTAAACAGAGGAAAAGTAAATGCTATCAACCATGAAATGGTAGTTGAAATACGGGATGCATTTCAAAAATTTACAGCCGATGATGCCATTAAAGGCGTCATTATCTCAGGAATACCTCATTTCTTTTCTGCCGGATTGGATGTCATTGAATTATATTCATATAATGAGAAAAAAATCAAACAGTTTTTCAATGATTTTGGGAGTATGTTTTTAGATCTCGTTACATTTAAAAAACCACTAATTGCTGCCATTACCGGTTACGCTCCGGCAGGAGGTTGTGTAATTGCTATTACATCTGATTACCGGGTGATGGCGAAAGGAGAAAAATATACTATTGGGTTAAATGAAGTAGCAGTCAACATTCAGATTTCATCTAATCTGATTCATAGTTATACCTATTGGATAGGAAGCGGTTTGGCAAACCGTTTTATTTTATCAGGGAAACTGATGACAGTTGATGAGGCTAAAACTTCCGGTTTGGTAAATGAGATAGCGGACTTAGAAAAGGTAGTATCAAAAGCCGAATTTCAAATGAAGAGCTACTTATCTTTTGATCAGGAAATTCTGATGAATACCAAGCAAAAATTGCGAAAACCCTGGCTTGATAATCTGGAAATGAATCCCGCTGAAGATTTATCACAGGCTGTAAAACTATGGTGGAGACCGGAAATTAGGAAAAAGATAAAAGTTTTTATTGATAGTCTAAAGAAGTAA
- a CDS encoding DUF721 domain-containing protein → MTKRENEFFSVKDLMHSFMKENNLSKGMSKLKIKEAWIKLMGQGVASYTDSIELQNKTLIVKLSSSVLRGELNYGKEKIIKMLNDEVGEQVVYKLMLV, encoded by the coding sequence ATGACTAAAAGAGAAAATGAATTTTTTTCTGTAAAAGACCTGATGCACTCTTTTATGAAAGAAAATAACCTTTCAAAAGGAATGTCTAAGTTAAAAATAAAAGAAGCATGGATTAAACTGATGGGACAAGGGGTTGCCTCTTATACTGATTCCATAGAATTACAAAATAAAACCCTTATTGTCAAATTATCTTCTTCGGTCCTAAGAGGAGAATTGAACTACGGAAAAGAGAAAATTATAAAAATGCTAAATGACGAAGTAGGCGAACAGGTAGTTTATAAACTGATGTTAGTTTGA
- a CDS encoding nucleoside-diphosphate kinase codes for MATNRTFTMIKPDAVENGYTGAILEKINAAGFRIVGMKKTQMTKNDAETFYAIHSERPFFGEFIEFMTRGPIIAAVLEKDNAVEDFRTLIGATNPDEAAEGTIRQLYATSVGENAIHGSDSDENAAIESTFHFSGRELF; via the coding sequence ATGGCAACAAACAGAACATTTACAATGATTAAACCCGATGCTGTGGAAAACGGGTATACCGGAGCTATTTTAGAAAAAATAAATGCTGCCGGATTTAGAATTGTCGGCATGAAAAAAACGCAAATGACAAAGAATGATGCGGAAACCTTTTATGCAATACATAGTGAGCGACCTTTCTTTGGTGAGTTCATCGAATTTATGACCAGAGGACCTATCATAGCAGCGGTTCTGGAAAAAGATAATGCAGTAGAAGATTTCAGAACTTTAATAGGTGCTACGAATCCTGATGAAGCTGCCGAAGGAACCATCAGACAGTTATATGCAACTTCTGTAGGAGAAAATGCAATACACGGCTCCGATTCCGATGAAAATGCCGCTATTGAAAGTACTTTTCATTTTTCCGGAAGAGAGTTATTTTAA
- a CDS encoding bifunctional oligoribonuclease/PAP phosphatase NrnA, with translation MIRKNLDVLKTYLSSPKNIVIIGHRNPDGDAMGATLGLYHYFKKKGHQPTVVVPNEYPEFLDWIPGSEAVYRFDRQNNQSQRAINQSEIIFLLDFNALHRVGSDMQNTLEKYPNNFALIDHHRQPDDFTYMYSDTDMCATCQMIYHFIEMMNDIDLIDNAIATCLYTGIMTDTGSFRFRQTTSTTHKIIANLIDKGAENDRIHSNVYDSNSYGRLLLLGQALSNLRVYSEYKTAFITLTDEEKKRFDFQKGDTEGIVNYALSLKGIVFGAIFIEDVEQGIIKISFRSKGSFSVNEFARDHFNGGGHDNAAGGKLSEPLDKVIKKFLELLPAYQKQLKKSYEV, from the coding sequence ATGATTCGAAAGAACTTAGATGTATTAAAAACGTATTTATCATCACCTAAAAATATTGTAATTATAGGACATAGAAACCCTGACGGAGATGCTATGGGTGCTACGTTGGGATTGTATCATTATTTTAAAAAGAAGGGACATCAGCCTACGGTTGTAGTGCCCAATGAATATCCTGAATTTCTGGACTGGATTCCCGGTTCTGAAGCTGTCTATAGGTTTGATAGGCAAAATAACCAATCTCAAAGGGCTATTAACCAATCAGAGATTATTTTCCTGTTAGATTTTAATGCATTGCATCGTGTCGGAAGTGATATGCAGAATACGTTAGAAAAGTACCCTAATAATTTTGCATTGATAGATCACCACCGGCAGCCGGATGATTTTACCTATATGTATTCTGATACGGATATGTGCGCTACCTGTCAGATGATATATCATTTTATTGAAATGATGAATGATATTGATTTAATTGATAATGCTATTGCTACGTGTTTATATACCGGAATTATGACAGATACCGGATCTTTTAGGTTTAGACAAACTACCAGTACAACGCATAAAATCATCGCTAACCTTATTGATAAAGGTGCTGAAAATGACAGGATTCACAGCAATGTATACGATTCGAATTCATACGGACGATTATTATTGCTTGGACAGGCATTAAGTAATTTAAGGGTATATTCTGAATATAAGACGGCTTTTATTACGCTTACCGATGAAGAAAAGAAAAGATTCGATTTTCAAAAAGGAGATACGGAAGGAATAGTAAATTATGCACTGTCTCTGAAAGGAATTGTATTTGGAGCTATTTTTATTGAAGATGTGGAACAAGGTATTATAAAAATATCCTTCAGATCTAAAGGGAGTTTCTCTGTAAATGAGTTTGCAAGAGATCATTTTAACGGAGGAGGGCATGACAATGCTGCCGGCGGAAAATTATCCGAACCTCTGGATAAAGTAATAAAAAAATTCCTTGAATTATTACCTGCATATCAAAAACAATTAAAGAAATCTTATGAGGTATAG
- the gldI gene encoding gliding motility-associated peptidyl-prolyl isomerase GldI, whose translation MRYSFFFMVFYMALTSCKGPQARRPVTVKTSTVLTNTVRQTKIINAVEEQKVQHYIKQDSLHTYLVSEHGFWYTYDKKKDGNLYSPDPDDEVLISYEIRDLNNDIIYSEEELGNKLYKVDKEEFITALQIGIKMMKEGETVTFAIPSYNAYGIIGDGDRIGINQSIIITVTLLKINQINKK comes from the coding sequence ATGAGGTATAGCTTTTTTTTTATGGTTTTTTATATGGCCTTGACTTCTTGTAAAGGACCTCAGGCAAGAAGGCCTGTTACAGTAAAGACAAGTACTGTTTTAACAAATACGGTGAGGCAAACAAAAATCATCAATGCAGTAGAGGAACAAAAAGTACAGCATTATATCAAGCAGGATTCATTACATACTTATTTGGTTTCCGAACATGGTTTTTGGTATACATACGATAAGAAAAAAGATGGCAATTTATATTCACCCGATCCGGATGATGAAGTGCTGATTTCATATGAAATCAGAGATTTAAATAATGATATTATTTACAGTGAGGAAGAACTCGGAAATAAACTATACAAAGTAGACAAAGAAGAATTTATAACTGCTTTACAAATAGGAATTAAAATGATGAAAGAAGGAGAAACAGTTACATTTGCAATTCCATCTTATAATGCGTACGGTATTATAGGTGACGGAGACAGAATAGGGATCAATCAATCCATTATAATTACCGTAACACTATTAAAAATAAATCAAATCAATAAAAAATGA